A window of the Arachis duranensis cultivar V14167 chromosome 5, aradu.V14167.gnm2.J7QH, whole genome shotgun sequence genome harbors these coding sequences:
- the LOC127747618 gene encoding zinc finger BED domain-containing protein RICESLEEPER 2-like, with amino-acid sequence MDVETRWNSTYQMLEVALKHRKAFELLALKDNTYIGEMNGGKGRDVPSDSDWEYAESIVPFLRVFSDATIRVFGTLYVTSDMYMKEVFAIGRFIRHSCDSVDFSTMSMAERMRVKYEKYWGNPDSVNMLLLIAIVLNSMQKIEYVNYFLDYFFGEEKGGELKSKLSKCIKLLYQQYQSSEEASEADSQDVQASNINTDPHGMGFFLQATGRRTNTRSELDRYLQEECEPYSHKFDILNWWKVNSTRFPILGNMAREVLAIPVSTVASESAFSTGGRVLDPYRSSLTPRMVEVVVCTGDWLKEDLFSALDDDGEVLQQVDQDIFFSNDGACSMAASIDNLDDD; translated from the exons ATGGATGTTGAGACTAGGTGGAATTCTACCTATCAAATGTTAGAGGTAGCTTTGAAGCATCGCAAAGCATTTGAGTTGCTTGCTTTGAAAGATAATACCTATATAGGAGAGATGAATGGAGGAAAAGGGAGAGATGTTCCTTCTGATTCAGACTGGGAGTATGCTGAGTCCATTGTACCATTTTTGCGAGTGTTCAGTGATGCCACTATACGTGTTTTTGGTACCTTATATGTTACCAGTGATATGTATATGAAGGAAGTATTTGCAATTGGACGATTTATTCGTCATTCTTGTGATTCTGTTGATTTTAGTACTATGTCAATGGCAGAAAGGATGAGGGTTAAGTATGAGAAGTATTGGGGCAATCCTGATTCGGTGAATATGTTGTTATTGATTGCTATCGTACTTAATTCAATGCAAAAGATTGAGTATGTCAATTATTTCTTGGATTACTTCTttggagaagaaaaaggaggcgAATTGAAGTCAAAGTTGTCCAAGTGCATAAAGTTACTTTATCAGCAATACCAAAGTTCTGAGGAAGCAAGTGAAGCTGATTCGCAAGATGTTCAAGCCAGTAACATTAATACCGATCCTCATGGCATGGGCTTTTTTCTGCAAGCAACCGGTCGCAGAACAAATACAAGATCTGAACTTGATAGATATTTACAAGAAGAATGCGAGCCATACTCCCATAAGTTCGATATACTAAACTGGTGGAAGGTCAACTCAACCCGATTTCCAATTCTTGGAAATATGGCTCGTGAGGTATTGGCTATACCTGTTTCTACGGTAGCTTCGGAGTCTGCATTTAGTACTGGAGGAAGAGTCCTCGATCCATACCGCAGTTCCTTAACACCTAGAATGGTAGAAGTCGTAGTCTGCACAGGAGATTGGCTTAAGGAAGATCTTTTCTCTGCTTtagatgatgatggtgaagtTCTTCAACAAGTTGATCAAG ATATATTTTTCTCTAATGATGGTGCTTGTTCTATGGCGGCATCAATTGATAATCTTGATGATGACTAG